A portion of the Flavobacterium limnophilum genome contains these proteins:
- the rfbA gene encoding glucose-1-phosphate thymidylyltransferase RfbA produces MKGIILAGGSGTRLHPLTLAMSKQMMPVYDKPMIYYPLSTLMSAGINEILIISTPHDLPNFKKLLGDGSTIGCQFSYAEQAIPNGLAQAFVIGEEFIGNDSVALVLGDNIFFGSNMDELLQSNTQPEGGVVFAYHVSDPERYGVVEFDENYKALSIEEKPLEPKSNYAVPGLYFYDNSVVEIAKNIKPSPRGEYEITDVNKVYLEKGALKVGILNRGTAWLDTGTFNSLMQAGQFVQVLEERQGLKVGCIEEIAWRQGFISSEQLKAIAEPLLKSGYGDYLLQVLKQNK; encoded by the coding sequence ATGAAAGGAATAATATTGGCCGGTGGATCCGGCACGCGATTGCATCCATTGACTTTGGCCATGAGCAAACAAATGATGCCTGTTTATGACAAGCCCATGATTTATTATCCCTTGTCGACATTGATGTCGGCAGGAATCAACGAAATATTGATTATTTCGACACCCCACGATTTGCCTAATTTCAAAAAGCTTTTGGGAGACGGATCGACCATTGGTTGCCAGTTCAGTTATGCCGAACAAGCCATTCCCAACGGTTTGGCGCAAGCCTTCGTGATTGGGGAAGAATTTATCGGTAACGACAGCGTGGCCTTGGTTTTGGGTGACAATATTTTCTTTGGATCCAATATGGACGAGTTGTTGCAATCGAACACCCAACCCGAAGGCGGCGTTGTTTTTGCCTACCACGTTTCGGATCCGGAGCGTTACGGAGTCGTTGAATTTGATGAAAATTACAAGGCCTTGTCCATTGAAGAAAAACCATTGGAACCGAAATCCAATTATGCCGTTCCGGGATTGTATTTTTATGACAACTCGGTGGTTGAAATCGCCAAAAACATCAAGCCCAGTCCTCGCGGGGAATATGAAATTACCGATGTGAACAAGGTCTATCTTGAAAAAGGAGCCTTGAAAGTGGGAATCTTGAACAGGGGCACGGCCTGGTTGGATACGGGTACTTTTAATAGCCTGATGCAGGCGGGACAATTTGTTCAAGTCTTGGAAGAACGCCAAGGATTGAAGGTGGGCTGTATCGAAGAAATTGCTTGGCGACAAGGATTTATCAGCAGCGAACAACTAAAAGCCATAGCGGAACCTTTGCTCAAATCCGGTTATGGAGATTATCTTCTGCAGGTGCTGAAACAAAACAAGTAA